In Bacillota bacterium, one DNA window encodes the following:
- the steA gene encoding putative cytokinetic ring protein SteA gives MTVIRGRARVDRRTKNLVKRLQPHDIAVIDHEGIDKLAAEALVASRPRAVINCSSSVSNEYPNSGPMIIVEAGIHLLDTVGAEFIDRVPEGSLLEIVNDTVYYDGRMAARGRVMTPDIIDTELEATRGRLDEVLERFVENTLTYARREVSLLTGDQIEIPEVSARIKGRHALVVVRGDNYREDLRTIHSYIMEVRPVLIGVDGGADVLREFGLTPDIVIGDMDSVEDRTLTAAREIVVHAYPSGRAPGLQRVRRLGLKAKVFAAPGTSEDIAMLLAYEKGAELIVAVGTHSNLFDFLEKGRKGMASTFLVRLKVGSRLIDARGVSQLYRRRLRPKHVAMIVLAASVPLAAVLVMAPATRELLQLLYIQLRVFLGI, from the coding sequence ATGACCGTAATCAGGGGACGAGCCCGTGTCGACCGCCGCACCAAAAACCTGGTCAAGCGCCTGCAGCCCCACGATATTGCCGTAATTGACCACGAGGGCATTGACAAATTGGCGGCTGAAGCATTGGTCGCTTCGCGTCCCAGGGCCGTGATCAACTGCAGTTCCTCGGTCAGCAATGAGTATCCGAACAGCGGGCCGATGATTATTGTCGAGGCGGGTATCCACCTGCTGGACACCGTGGGCGCGGAGTTTATCGACCGGGTGCCGGAGGGTTCACTGCTCGAAATCGTCAACGACACCGTCTACTATGACGGCCGGATGGCGGCCCGGGGCCGGGTCATGACCCCGGATATCATCGACACGGAGCTTGAGGCCACCCGCGGGCGCCTGGACGAAGTGCTGGAGCGCTTTGTGGAAAATACGCTGACCTATGCGCGCCGCGAGGTAAGCCTGCTGACCGGAGATCAGATCGAAATTCCTGAGGTTTCGGCCCGCATAAAGGGCCGGCACGCGTTGGTCGTGGTCCGTGGAGACAACTACCGTGAGGACTTGCGCACGATCCACTCGTATATTATGGAGGTCCGCCCGGTCCTGATCGGGGTCGACGGCGGCGCCGATGTCCTGCGCGAATTCGGCCTTACCCCCGACATCGTCATCGGGGACATGGACAGCGTGGAGGACCGGACTTTGACCGCCGCCCGGGAGATCGTCGTGCACGCCTATCCGAGCGGGCGGGCCCCGGGACTGCAGCGGGTGAGGCGGCTGGGCCTGAAGGCCAAAGTTTTTGCGGCTCCCGGAACGTCTGAGGATATCGCCATGCTGCTGGCCTATGAAAAAGGAGCCGAGCTGATCGTAGCGGTGGGGACCCATTCCAACCTCTTTGACTTCCTCGAAAAAGGACGTAAAGGAATGGCCAGCACCTTTCTGGTCCGGCTGAAGGTCGGGTCCCGGTTGATCGACGCTCGGGGGGTCTCGCAGCTCTATCGCAGGCGGTTGCGCCCGAAGCACGTGGCCATGATTGTATTGGCGGCTTCCGTGCCGTTGGCGGCGGTGCTGGTCATGGCTCCGGCCACCCGCGAACTGCTCCAGCTGCTGTACATCCAGTTAAGGGTATTCTTAGGGATTTGA
- a CDS encoding copper transporter, translated as MIIDLRYHIASLVAVFLALGLGILVGSTILSVDTLEKQQEQIAERLENHLQELREENQAVRAQVLAIEAEMELQKQFLRESLPRLVAGQLEGRRIALVQTAAYPVETELQNLLKAAGAEVVSVTTIPGGLELADHEQHLLALGEWRQVPKNELQSLVADEMARSLVEGLSPVVEYLVNERLVSIDGEYGRPFHAVVLIGGGKDPADDAVRWLDMTMIERFQSYGLRVCGVETRGAPVSYMKEYQAKLSCTVDNVDAVPGQFTLVRVLAGQDGHYGVKDTAQRFIPPLN; from the coding sequence ATGATTATTGACCTGCGTTACCATATCGCTTCGCTGGTGGCTGTTTTCCTGGCCCTGGGGCTCGGTATCCTGGTGGGCAGTACCATATTGAGCGTGGACACCCTGGAAAAGCAGCAGGAACAAATCGCCGAGCGGCTGGAGAACCACCTGCAAGAACTCCGTGAGGAGAATCAGGCCGTGCGGGCCCAAGTACTCGCGATCGAAGCGGAGATGGAACTCCAGAAGCAGTTTCTGCGGGAGAGCCTGCCCCGTTTGGTGGCCGGGCAACTGGAAGGCCGCCGGATCGCCCTGGTGCAGACGGCCGCCTACCCGGTGGAGACCGAGCTGCAAAACCTCTTGAAAGCGGCGGGGGCGGAAGTGGTCTCGGTGACCACCATCCCCGGCGGTCTGGAACTCGCTGACCACGAGCAGCACTTGCTGGCCCTGGGCGAGTGGCGGCAGGTGCCGAAAAACGAGCTGCAAAGCCTGGTGGCCGATGAAATGGCCCGCTCCTTGGTGGAGGGTCTGTCACCGGTGGTGGAGTACCTGGTTAACGAAAGGCTGGTCAGTATTGACGGTGAGTACGGGCGTCCGTTTCACGCCGTGGTGCTCATCGGGGGCGGGAAGGACCCCGCGGACGACGCGGTCCGGTGGCTGGACATGACCATGATTGAGCGGTTTCAGAGCTACGGCCTTCGGGTATGCGGCGTGGAGACGCGCGGGGCCCCGGTATCGTATATGAAGGAATACCAGGCCAAACTGAGCTGCACGGTCGACAATGTGGACGCCGTTCCCGGCCAGTTCACGCTGGTCCGGGTACTGGCCGGACAGGACGGTCACTACGGGGTCAAGGACACGGCGCAACGGTTTATCCCGCCGCTGAACTAG
- a CDS encoding glycosyltransferase family 2 protein: MVGLSAAMVSIVIPAFNESRAVARTVSTVLNLPGVWEVIVVDDCSTDDTAARAREAGARVVSLPVNRGKGAALTAGIKAAGGQVIVLLDADLGESAAEAQKLILPVLEDRADLTIARFPAARRRGGFGLVKGLARRGIRHFTGLEMESPISGQRAVRRELLSQLLPLAGGYGVEVGMTIDAAVRGYRLMEVPVEMRHRETGRDWRGFVHRGRQFRDILATLVRRRIRHRKRMAR, translated from the coding sequence GTGGTCGGGTTGTCTGCGGCCATGGTGAGTATAGTCATCCCCGCCTTCAACGAGAGCCGGGCGGTTGCCCGGACGGTGTCGACGGTCCTGAACCTGCCGGGGGTCTGGGAGGTGATTGTCGTCGATGACTGTTCCACGGACGACACCGCCGCCCGGGCGCGGGAGGCCGGAGCGCGGGTGGTTTCGCTGCCGGTGAACCGCGGCAAGGGCGCGGCGTTGACCGCCGGAATCAAGGCCGCCGGCGGTCAGGTGATCGTGCTCCTGGACGCCGATCTCGGGGAGAGCGCGGCCGAAGCCCAAAAGCTGATCCTGCCGGTCCTGGAGGACCGGGCCGACCTGACGATCGCCCGCTTTCCGGCCGCGCGGCGCCGCGGCGGGTTCGGCCTGGTCAAGGGTCTGGCCCGGAGGGGAATCCGCCACTTCACCGGGCTGGAAATGGAGAGCCCGATCTCCGGGCAGCGGGCGGTGCGGCGGGAGTTGCTTTCCCAATTGCTGCCCCTGGCCGGGGGCTACGGCGTCGAGGTGGGGATGACCATCGACGCGGCCGTACGGGGTTACCGGCTAATGGAGGTTCCGGTTGAAATGCGCCACCGGGAGACCGGGAGGGACTGGCGGGGTTTTGTGCACCGGGGCCGCCAGTTCCGGGACATCCTGGCGACTCTCGTACGCCGCCGTATCCGGCACCGAAAGCGGATGGCAAGGTGA
- a CDS encoding 4Fe-4S dicluster domain-containing protein, with translation MGIVTFREERCKGCGLCVLFCPKKIVVLGSNFNSLGFHPAMVNNGAQCTGCAVCAWMCPDLVIEVSKVQRPPARRASIAF, from the coding sequence TTGGGCATTGTCACTTTCCGGGAGGAGCGGTGCAAAGGCTGCGGCCTGTGTGTGCTGTTTTGTCCCAAGAAAATCGTGGTCCTGGGGAGCAATTTCAATTCCTTGGGCTTCCACCCGGCGATGGTCAACAACGGGGCGCAGTGCACCGGTTGCGCGGTGTGCGCCTGGATGTGCCCCGACCTGGTGATCGAGGTTTCCAAGGTACAGAGACCACCGGCGAGGAGGGCGTCAATTGCCTTCTAA
- a CDS encoding 3-methyl-2-oxobutanoate dehydrogenase subunit VorB, which yields MRGNEAFGEGALRAGCRYTFAYPITPQSEIVHFLARRLPEAGGVFLQVESEVAAVNMVFGAAAAGARVVTSSSSPGMSLMQEGLSYLAGARLPCVIVNVMRGGPGLGNIAPAQGDYLQAVKGGGHGDYRLIVLAPSSVPEIIELMELAFELADTYRSPVLVLGDGVLGQMMEPVTVPEGDSPSEGDSPLGAQRGQSPLVSPLVSPSKPWAVTGQGDRPERNIISSLHIVPEDNERFNRELEQVQMEIRRREQRVEEYRVDDAELVLVAFGTVARVAKAVVDRARAGGLRVGLIRPITLWPFPDETVSRAAARTESFLVVEMNLGQMVEDVRLAVNGQKPVHFYGRPGGTVPTVREVWNEVRRIREVSGGEEDLRTAAGPNG from the coding sequence ATGAGGGGGAACGAAGCTTTCGGCGAGGGCGCGCTCCGGGCGGGCTGCCGTTACACCTTCGCCTACCCGATCACCCCGCAGTCGGAAATTGTGCATTTCCTGGCCCGGCGCCTGCCTGAGGCCGGCGGGGTTTTCCTGCAGGTTGAGAGCGAGGTGGCGGCGGTCAACATGGTTTTCGGGGCGGCGGCGGCCGGGGCGCGGGTGGTGACTTCGTCGTCGAGCCCCGGCATGAGCCTGATGCAGGAGGGTCTTTCCTATCTCGCCGGCGCCCGCCTGCCGTGCGTGATCGTCAACGTGATGCGGGGCGGGCCGGGACTGGGGAACATCGCTCCCGCCCAGGGAGACTACCTGCAGGCGGTCAAAGGCGGGGGGCATGGCGACTACCGCCTGATCGTGCTGGCTCCGTCTTCGGTTCCGGAGATCATTGAACTTATGGAACTGGCCTTCGAACTGGCCGATACCTACCGCAGCCCGGTCCTTGTGCTGGGGGACGGGGTGCTGGGCCAGATGATGGAACCGGTCACGGTGCCGGAAGGGGACAGTCCCTCTGAAGGGGACAGTCCCCTTGGGGCCCAAAGGGGACAGTCCCCCTTGGTATCCCCCTTGGTATCCCCCTCAAAACCCTGGGCCGTCACCGGGCAGGGAGACCGGCCGGAGCGGAACATCATCAGCTCGCTGCATATTGTACCCGAGGATAACGAACGCTTTAACCGGGAACTGGAGCAGGTGCAAATGGAAATCCGGCGCCGGGAACAGCGCGTGGAGGAATACCGGGTGGACGATGCCGAACTGGTCCTGGTGGCCTTCGGCACCGTGGCCCGCGTCGCCAAGGCGGTGGTGGACCGGGCCCGCGCCGGGGGCTTGCGGGTTGGGTTGATCAGGCCCATCACCCTGTGGCCGTTTCCGGACGAGACCGTCAGCCGGGCCGCGGCTAGGACGGAGAGCTTCCTGGTGGTGGAGATGAATCTCGGTCAGATGGTGGAGGATGTGCGGCTGGCGGTTAACGGGCAAAAGCCCGTGCACTTTTACGGACGGCCCGGCGGAACGGTGCCCACGGTACGGGAGGTTTGGAATGAAGTCAGGCGGATAAGGGAGGTGAGCGGCGGTGAAGAAGATCTTCGAACGGCCGCAGGCCCTAACGGATAA
- a CDS encoding thiamine pyrophosphate-dependent enzyme has product MKKIFERPQALTDKPMHYCPGCTHGIIHRLVAQAIDQLGVRTRTIGVGPVGCAVFAYEYFNCDMIQAAHGRAPAVATGVKRVHPDRVVFTYQGDGDLAAIGMAETVHAAARGEKFTTIFVNNAIYGMTGGQMAPTTLVGQKTTTTPYGRDAEETGEPIKVSELLSTIDRAVYVARVSVHNPRHVIQAGRAIRKAFEFQLRGLGFTMVEVLSTCPTNWGLSPLEALGWLEEKMLPVFPLGEFRKPAEEEAV; this is encoded by the coding sequence GTGAAGAAGATCTTCGAACGGCCGCAGGCCCTAACGGATAAACCCATGCACTACTGTCCGGGGTGTACGCACGGGATCATCCACCGGCTGGTGGCCCAGGCCATCGACCAGCTGGGCGTGCGGACCCGAACCATCGGCGTCGGCCCCGTGGGCTGCGCCGTGTTCGCGTACGAATACTTCAACTGCGACATGATCCAGGCGGCCCACGGCCGCGCCCCGGCGGTGGCCACCGGTGTCAAGCGGGTGCACCCCGACCGGGTGGTGTTCACCTACCAGGGAGACGGCGACCTGGCGGCCATCGGAATGGCGGAGACCGTCCACGCGGCCGCCCGCGGCGAGAAGTTCACCACGATTTTTGTGAACAACGCCATCTACGGCATGACCGGGGGCCAGATGGCGCCGACCACCCTGGTGGGGCAAAAAACCACCACCACCCCGTATGGGCGGGACGCGGAAGAGACCGGTGAGCCCATCAAGGTGTCGGAACTTTTAAGCACAATTGACCGGGCGGTGTATGTCGCCCGGGTATCGGTGCACAACCCGCGGCACGTCATCCAGGCCGGGCGGGCCATCCGGAAAGCATTTGAATTCCAGCTCAGGGGCTTGGGATTCACCATGGTGGAGGTGCTGTCGACCTGCCCGACCAACTGGGGTTTGAGTCCCCTGGAGGCCCTGGGCTGGTTGGAGGAAAAGATGCTCCCGGTTTTCCCGTTGGGCGAGTTTCGGAAACCGGCGGAAGAGGAGGCGGTTTAA
- a CDS encoding 2-oxoacid:acceptor oxidoreductase family protein — protein MLEEVLIAGFGGQGILSTGQLLACAGMREGLHVAWIPSYGPEMRGGTANCGVTLSDAEISSPLVTEPNVLIAMNGPSLEKYGSAVGPGGVILYNSSLVKDYRPRPGVLALGVDANRVAERIGSVRVAANVVLGAYIGLSGVISVAAAVAALKEVLPVHRHKLIPANQRALEQGAALGAAIKGGPAEERLAGG, from the coding sequence TTGCTCGAAGAAGTCTTGATTGCCGGTTTCGGGGGGCAGGGCATCCTGTCCACGGGCCAGCTCCTGGCTTGCGCCGGAATGCGGGAGGGTTTGCACGTGGCCTGGATCCCCTCGTACGGTCCGGAAATGCGGGGCGGTACGGCCAACTGCGGGGTCACGCTTTCCGATGCCGAGATCAGTTCTCCCCTGGTCACGGAGCCCAACGTCCTGATCGCGATGAACGGCCCTTCTCTTGAAAAGTACGGCTCCGCAGTGGGGCCGGGGGGCGTGATTCTGTATAACAGTTCACTGGTCAAAGACTACCGCCCGCGGCCGGGGGTCTTGGCGCTGGGCGTGGACGCCAACCGGGTGGCTGAAAGAATCGGCAGCGTCCGGGTGGCGGCCAACGTGGTTCTGGGCGCCTACATCGGACTGTCGGGCGTGATCAGCGTAGCGGCGGCGGTGGCGGCGCTCAAAGAAGTCCTGCCCGTACACCGGCACAAACTGATTCCGGCCAACCAGAGGGCCCTTGAGCAGGGAGCGGCCCTGGGGGCGGCAATAAAGGGCGGGCCGGCCGAGGAGAGACTGGCCGGTGGTTAA
- a CDS encoding M20/M25/M40 family metallo-hydrolase, whose amino-acid sequence MVNRERCLDTFLELVQIDSPSYREREVADYLRTKFEGLGCRVFEDRAAEQVNGQAGNLYVRRVGTREGPAILFCAHMDTVEPGCRVKPQVRNGTVYSDGQTILAADDKAGIAALLEAVRVLEERGLPAPPLEFLFTVAEEQGLVGAKHLDRELVTAEFGYVLDSDGPPGKIVIEAPSQDRITASVRGRAAHAGIDPEAGINAIQAAARGISSMRLGRIDSETTANIGVIRGGQATNIVPEVVHVEGETRSLDDAKRAALTAEICRLLAEGAESVGGRADIEVELVYPSFRLLPEEPVVQAARRAAARLGLEPRLEQTGGGSDANILNGLGVSTVNLSCGMQRVHTTGEFIVIEDLIKSAELVLEIITA is encoded by the coding sequence GTGGTTAACCGGGAACGCTGCCTGGACACCTTCCTGGAGTTGGTGCAGATCGACAGCCCCTCCTACCGGGAACGGGAAGTGGCCGATTATCTCCGGACCAAGTTTGAGGGGCTGGGGTGCCGCGTGTTCGAGGACCGGGCCGCCGAGCAGGTCAACGGGCAGGCGGGCAATCTGTACGTCCGCAGGGTGGGCACCCGGGAAGGGCCCGCCATTCTTTTCTGTGCGCACATGGATACGGTTGAACCGGGCTGCCGGGTAAAACCCCAGGTGAGAAACGGCACGGTGTACAGTGACGGCCAGACCATCCTGGCCGCCGATGACAAGGCGGGAATCGCGGCCTTGCTGGAGGCCGTACGGGTGCTTGAGGAACGTGGATTGCCGGCGCCGCCGCTAGAGTTTTTGTTTACCGTCGCCGAGGAACAGGGGCTGGTCGGCGCCAAGCACCTGGACCGGGAGCTGGTGACCGCCGAATTCGGGTACGTGCTGGACAGTGACGGCCCACCTGGGAAAATTGTCATCGAGGCTCCGTCTCAGGACCGGATCACGGCTTCTGTCCGGGGGCGGGCGGCTCACGCCGGGATTGACCCGGAAGCCGGCATCAACGCCATTCAGGCGGCCGCCCGTGGTATCTCGTCGATGAGGCTGGGGCGGATCGACTCCGAGACCACGGCGAATATCGGGGTGATCAGGGGCGGGCAGGCCACGAACATCGTCCCGGAAGTGGTGCATGTCGAGGGGGAAACCCGCAGCCTTGACGACGCCAAACGGGCCGCTCTGACCGCCGAAATTTGCCGCCTGCTCGCCGAGGGGGCGGAAAGCGTAGGGGGGCGGGCGGATATTGAGGTGGAGCTGGTGTACCCGTCATTCCGGCTGTTGCCGGAAGAACCGGTGGTGCAGGCCGCCCGGCGGGCCGCGGCCCGGCTGGGGCTGGAACCCCGTCTGGAGCAGACCGGCGGCGGGAGTGACGCCAATATCCTGAACGGGCTGGGCGTATCCACGGTTAACCTTTCCTGCGGCATGCAAAGGGTACACACCACCGGAGAGTTTATTGTGATCGAAGACCTGATCAAAAGCGCGGAACTGGTGCTGGAGATTATCACCGCATAA
- the dapF gene encoding diaminopimelate epimerase has translation MEFTKMHGLGNDFVVVNGFDQSLPDDPGALARRVCDRRLGVGADGLVLVLPSAAADFLMRVFNPDGSEPEMCGNAIRCVALYAHRRGLTTKRRLAVETLAGPIRPEILSDGGRETVRVDMGRPRLDRAEIPMRGPAGPVAGEVLDAGDRSFAVTAVSMGNPHCVVFGADLDDAGFRKYGPLLEAHPAFPARTNVEFVEVLGPGEVAVRVWERGAGPTPACGTGACAVVVAGVLNGKTARRVNVRLPGGVLLIEWPDNTGPVYMSGPAEEVFTGKLGSNF, from the coding sequence ATGGAATTTACGAAAATGCACGGTCTGGGCAATGATTTTGTGGTGGTGAACGGGTTTGACCAATCCCTTCCGGACGACCCGGGGGCGCTGGCACGGCGGGTTTGCGACCGGCGGCTCGGGGTGGGCGCGGACGGGCTGGTGTTGGTTTTGCCTTCTGCAGCGGCGGACTTTTTGATGCGGGTGTTCAACCCGGACGGCAGCGAGCCCGAGATGTGCGGCAACGCCATCCGCTGCGTGGCTCTTTACGCTCACCGGCGCGGTCTGACCACCAAAAGGCGGCTTGCAGTGGAGACCCTGGCCGGACCCATCCGGCCGGAAATCCTGTCTGACGGCGGCCGGGAAACGGTGCGGGTGGATATGGGCCGGCCGCGGCTGGACCGGGCCGAGATCCCCATGCGGGGCCCGGCGGGGCCGGTGGCCGGTGAGGTGCTGGACGCCGGGGACCGGTCGTTTGCGGTGACGGCCGTCTCCATGGGCAACCCGCACTGCGTGGTGTTCGGCGCGGACCTGGACGACGCCGGGTTTCGAAAATACGGCCCGCTGCTGGAGGCCCACCCGGCATTTCCGGCGCGGACCAACGTAGAATTCGTTGAGGTGTTGGGTCCCGGGGAAGTGGCGGTGCGGGTCTGGGAGCGGGGGGCCGGGCCGACGCCGGCCTGCGGCACCGGAGCCTGCGCGGTGGTGGTGGCCGGGGTATTGAACGGTAAGACCGCCCGCAGAGTGAATGTGCGCCTGCCCGGGGGCGTGCTGCTGATTGAATGGCCGGACAATACGGGGCCGGTGTACATGTCCGGTCCGGCCGAGGAAGTCTTCACCGGAAAACTGGGGTCAAACTTTTAG
- a CDS encoding LL-diaminopimelate aminotransferase has protein sequence MPFAEARRIQNLPPYLFARIERLIADKKAQGADVISLGIGDPDMPTPGYIIQAAEKELQNPANHQYPSSAGLPAYRRAVADWYARRFGVELDPQREVVSLIGSKEGIAHLPWCFVDPGDVVLVPDPGYPVYAGGTILAGGEPYPLPLTAENEFLPDLAAIPSETARRAKVLFINYPNNPTGAVASKEFFARVVDFAREYGLLVCHDAAYSEIAFDGYRPPSFLEVPGAREVGIEFHSVSKTYNMTGWRAGWAVGNADAVEALGRLKSNLDSGVFQVVQYAAIAALSGPQDGVQSLGEIYRERRDLVVDTLNSLGWQLPKPRATFYIWAPVPAGHDAASFAEMILEKAGVVITPGTGYGAYGEGYFRISLTLPAPRVVEAMERLRGCLGRVTF, from the coding sequence GTGCCGTTTGCGGAAGCCAGGCGGATTCAGAACCTGCCGCCCTATCTATTCGCCCGGATCGAACGGTTGATCGCCGACAAAAAGGCCCAGGGAGCGGACGTGATCAGCCTCGGAATCGGTGACCCGGATATGCCGACTCCCGGGTACATTATCCAGGCCGCGGAGAAAGAACTGCAGAACCCGGCGAACCACCAGTACCCCAGTTCGGCCGGCCTGCCCGCTTACCGGCGGGCGGTGGCGGACTGGTACGCGCGCCGCTTCGGGGTGGAACTCGATCCCCAGCGGGAAGTCGTGTCCCTGATCGGTTCCAAGGAGGGCATCGCGCACCTGCCGTGGTGTTTCGTCGATCCGGGGGACGTCGTGCTGGTGCCCGATCCGGGCTATCCGGTGTACGCCGGGGGCACCATCCTGGCCGGCGGGGAACCCTACCCGTTGCCGCTGACCGCCGAAAACGAGTTTTTGCCCGACCTGGCGGCAATCCCTTCGGAGACCGCGCGCCGGGCCAAGGTATTGTTCATCAACTACCCGAACAACCCCACCGGGGCGGTCGCCTCGAAGGAGTTCTTCGCCCGCGTGGTGGACTTCGCCCGCGAATACGGCCTCCTGGTCTGCCACGACGCGGCCTACTCGGAAATCGCCTTCGATGGTTACCGGCCGCCCAGCTTCCTGGAAGTCCCGGGGGCACGGGAGGTGGGGATCGAATTTCACTCGGTCTCCAAGACCTACAACATGACCGGTTGGCGGGCCGGATGGGCGGTGGGGAACGCCGATGCTGTTGAAGCCCTTGGCCGGCTGAAGTCCAACCTGGACTCGGGAGTGTTCCAGGTGGTGCAATACGCGGCCATCGCGGCGCTCTCCGGGCCGCAGGACGGGGTACAGTCCCTGGGCGAGATCTACCGGGAACGGCGCGATCTGGTGGTGGATACCCTGAACAGCTTGGGCTGGCAATTGCCGAAGCCCCGGGCGACCTTCTACATTTGGGCGCCGGTACCGGCCGGGCACGACGCGGCGTCGTTCGCCGAGATGATTTTGGAGAAAGCGGGAGTGGTGATTACTCCCGGCACCGGCTACGGTGCCTACGGAGAAGGCTACTTCCGGATTTCGCTGACGCTGCCGGCTCCTCGGGTTGTGGAGGCGATGGAGCGGCTGCGCGGCTGCCTGGGGCGGGTCACGTTCTGA
- a CDS encoding pyridoxal phosphate-dependent aminotransferase has product MELAERARRINPSPTLTIDARAKEMLAAGINVLNFGAGEPDFDTPEHIREAARQAIEQGLTRYTAVAGMPALKKAIQEKLWRDNGLDYGVDQIVVSVGAKHSLYNAFQVLCQAGDEVILPSPYWVSYLEQVRLAEAQVRLVTTRAENGFKLTPGELAAAITPRSKVLVLNSPSNPTGAVYSRAELEALVPVVLRAGLTVISDEIYEKLVYDGHEHVSIAALGPEIKERTVLINGVSKAYAMTGWRLGYAAMPQAVACGMTSLQGHSTSNAASVSQAAAIAALNGTQEPTARMVAEFAARRTCMLEKLQAVPGVSCFRPGGAFYLFPDVRAFWGRSYRGRPVTDATGLAALLLDEVQLAVVPGIGFGNDNYIRLSYATDMETIREGMDRLSGFLGALAG; this is encoded by the coding sequence ATGGAGCTGGCGGAACGGGCCCGGCGGATAAATCCGTCGCCGACGCTGACGATTGACGCCCGGGCCAAGGAAATGCTGGCCGCGGGTATAAACGTACTCAACTTCGGCGCCGGCGAGCCGGATTTCGACACCCCGGAGCACATCCGGGAGGCCGCGCGGCAGGCGATCGAACAGGGGTTGACCAGGTACACGGCGGTGGCCGGGATGCCGGCCCTGAAGAAAGCCATTCAGGAGAAGCTCTGGCGTGACAACGGGCTTGACTACGGAGTGGACCAGATCGTGGTCTCTGTGGGGGCCAAACACTCCCTCTACAACGCCTTTCAGGTTTTGTGCCAGGCGGGGGACGAGGTGATCCTGCCGTCCCCGTACTGGGTAAGCTACCTGGAACAGGTCCGGCTGGCGGAGGCGCAAGTGCGTCTGGTGACCACCCGGGCCGAGAATGGTTTTAAGCTCACGCCCGGGGAATTGGCGGCCGCGATCACTCCGAGGAGCAAAGTGCTGGTCCTGAACAGCCCGTCCAACCCCACCGGGGCGGTCTACAGCCGGGCCGAACTGGAGGCTCTGGTCCCGGTGGTCCTGAGGGCCGGCCTGACCGTCATTTCGGACGAGATTTACGAAAAGCTGGTTTACGACGGCCACGAGCACGTGAGCATCGCCGCCCTCGGCCCGGAGATCAAGGAGCGGACCGTGCTCATCAACGGGGTGTCCAAGGCTTACGCCATGACCGGTTGGCGCCTGGGTTACGCGGCGATGCCGCAGGCGGTGGCCTGCGGGATGACCAGTCTTCAAGGGCACAGCACGTCAAACGCCGCTTCGGTCTCCCAGGCCGCGGCGATCGCCGCGCTGAACGGGACTCAGGAACCTACCGCCCGCATGGTGGCCGAATTCGCCGCCCGTCGGACCTGCATGCTGGAAAAGCTCCAGGCGGTGCCGGGGGTGTCCTGTTTTCGTCCGGGCGGTGCCTTCTACCTGTTTCCGGACGTACGGGCCTTCTGGGGCAGATCCTATCGCGGGCGGCCGGTCACCGACGCCACCGGGTTGGCCGCTCTGCTCCTGGACGAGGTGCAGTTGGCGGTGGTGCCGGGAATCGGCTTTGGAAACGATAACTATATCCGGCTTTCCTACGCCACGGACATGGAGACGATCCGTGAGGGCATGGATCGGCTGAGCGGGTTTTTGGGGGCGCTCGCCGGGTAG